GGTCGAGGACGCGCAGGTCGGTACCGAGATCGCGCGAGATGAGGTGAATGCTGGTCTCTACCAGTCGCGGTGGGACCGTGCGACACCGGCGCAGAAGGACCTGTTGCGTGCCCTGGCGGAGGAAGGCGAGGGCGAGGGTGTCGTCGTCCGGGACCTGGCCCGGGCGATGGGCAAGCCCAGCGCGTCGGCGCTGTCGGTTCCGCGCGACGAACTGATCAAGAAGGGTCTCGTCTACGCGCCCGAACGCGGAGTCCTCGCCTTCACGGTGCCGGGTTTCCACCAGTTCATCCGCGAACACGACTGACCTGACTGCTCGATGCGGCCGTGCCGTGCTGTCGACGCCCCGCAGACGCGCCGGAGACAACCCGGTCGGTGCAGAAGCGGGGCACGCAACGGGTGCGAATTCAACGCACGTGTGTCTTTTCGTCGTGACGGCAGCGGTGCAACGATCGTCGATTCCCCGTCCGATGCGCGTGGGTCGCGTCAGGACCATCATGGTCATGGTCATGGTCATGGTCATGGTCGGGGAGCGGGGCGGGATGTCCAGCCGCTCCCAGGCCCCGCTCACAGGATCACTCCGCAGTGACGATGGCGACGTTGGTCTCCCGGATCCCGCGGAACCCGCGAGACGCATGAGAACTACTGGGTCGCCGCTCCATTCGACGCCGGGTTGGAGGAGACCGTCGACCTGAGAGACCACCCATGGCGAGCGTCGGCAGCGACTGTTTCGTCGCGGTCAGAAATATATCCGCCTCATTTGTCGCCGCGCAGTCGCCGGTTCCCGACAGGTACCAGCCGCGCCGGGTGCGGTTCTCCGACCCGCACCCGAGACCCTCGCAGGTGGTCCCCGATAGTCGTTCGAATCCAGGCTCACAGCGCAGTTCGTCGAACGACGCGGTAGGCCGCACACGCCGCCGTTGCGCATGGTGCCGCGGCCAGGGACCAGGTCGATCCCGACGAGACCGGCTTCACCCTCGAGATCGACGAACCTGTCGGCGGGCCGGTTGTGCTGTGGGGGAGCGGCGATCTCGCCGCGGCCATCGCACGGCCATGGTCGCCTGCCTCGATGAGGTCATCCTGCGCGGGCTCAGCGTCCTCTTCGACCTGCTCGGCACCGGTTCGTCGGCTGTGCGGCCCGGTCCGCCCTCGCCGCGACCGGAAACGGGCTCCGCGAGCAACGCAGCCGGCTGACCGTCGCCGCATTCGGCCCTGCGTCACATCCTCGCCGACGCGAAGGTTGAGGTGGAGCGCGTCGGCACCCTCGCCGACGCTCCCGAGGTGAAGCATGGGGGTCAGCGCGGTGGTTGCGCGAACTTCTCCCAGGCTTGATCCCACACCCAGACCCGCAGCCGGGACCGGACCAGGACCCGGCGTGTCCTGGCAACCGCCGCGGCGCCGGTAGCGGTCCCGGCCGCCCACAACCACAACCCGCACGCCGCGGGGACCGCCAGCACCGTTCTCGGTACTGCCGCGCGGGTCGACGAGCTCGCCGCCGGGTTGAGCTTCCCCCGTTTCCCGAAGACTTCCGCGCCAGGTGTGATCCTGGGTAGACGGAGGAGGATGTCACTGTGGGAACGAGGAAGTATCCGCCGGAGCTGCGGGAGCGTGCGGCGCGGTTGTACCGGGAGTCGGAGCCGAGGCCGGTGATCCGACGGCTGGCCGAGCAGCTGAACGTGCACCCGGAGGCGTTGCGGAACTGGATCCGCCAGGCCGAGGCCGATCACGGCGAGCGCGACGACCGGCCGTCGACGTCGATGCTGGAGGAGAACCGGCGATTGGCGAAGGAGAACGCCGAACTGCGCCGTGTCAACGATGTGTTACGGGCGGCGAGTGCGTTTTTCGCGTCCGAGATCGACCCGACCCGGAGGCGGTCATGAGGTTCATCGACGCCCATGACTTCCGATCGCTCTCGTACTACGGGTCCTGGAAATCGCCTCGTCGACCTACTACGACTGGCGGGCACGGGCGACGCTGCCCGCCCGGCGGCGGCGGGAGGATGCCGAGCTGCTCGGGTGGATCGACGAGGTCCGCGCCTCACACGAGTTCGCCGGCACCTACGGGTCCCCGCGGGTCTGGTTGGAGCTGCGTCGCCGCGGGGTGCGGGTCGGCCGCAAGCGTGTCGAGCGGATCATGCGGGAGAACGGGCGCCGCATCTCGCGGATGCAACTATCTCACACCCGACCCGTCGCCGCGGCCAGGTTCGACGACCCCAATCTCGTGGCGACCGCCGGCCTGGTGCCGGTGATGGCATTGGCCCAGGCCAGCGGCCTGCTCACCCTCGCCGACGAGCACCTGAGCGTGCCGACGGACAAGGGTGCCAACCCGGGCCGCAAGGTCGGGTCCCTGGTCGGTGGGATGGTCGCCGGCGCCGACAGCATCGCCGACCTGGCACTGTTGCGGCACGGGGCGATGGGGACCGTCTTCGACCGGCCGTACGCACCGTCGACGCTGGGATCGTTCCTCCGTCAGTTCACCTTCGGGCACGTGCGGCACTCGATGCCGTCGCCTCGAGGTTCCTGTGCGCTCTCGCCCAGCGATCACCGCTGGTTTCGGGGATCGGCACCGGCCGGGTGCTGGTCGATATCGACGACACGATCATCGAAGTTCATGGTCACGGCAAGCAGGGTTCCGGATACGGGTACTCCGGGGTCCGCGGTCTGAACGCACTGCTCGCTACAGTCACCACCGACACCTGCGCGCCGGTGATCGTGGGGCAGCGCCTGCGCCGGGGTGCCTGCGGCTCGCCGCGCGGGGCCGCCCGGATGGTTGCCGACGCCCTGGCCACCGTCGACCGCCTCCGCACGGCGGCCACCGATCCAGCCACTGACGCAGCCACGGACGCCACGGACGTACCGAAGGCACTGGTTCGGGTCGACTCCGCGTTCTACGGATACCCCACCCTCGGCGCCGCGATCGCAGCCGGAGCCGACGTCTCGGCGACCGTACGCCTGACCTCCACCATCAAGGGAGCGATCGAATCGATCGACGACGACAACGCCTGGACGCCGATCGAATACACCGACGCCGTCTACGACGAGGACACCGAACAATGGATCTCGCGTGCGGAGGTCGCCGAGATACCGTTCACCGCGTTCGCCTCCCAGAAGAACGCACACCGGATTCCGGGGCGTCTGGTGGTGCGGCGCATCCCCGACCTGCGACCGAAGAGGGACCCGGGCCAAGGTGAGCTGTTCGATATCTGGCGGTTCCACGCGTTCTTCACCACCACCGACTCCGACGAGGTCGGTACCGTCGCCGCGCGGACAAGCTGCACCGTGAGCACGCGATCGTCGAGCAGGTGAACGCGGATCTGAAGAACTCCGCGCTCGCGCATCTGCCCTCGGGCCGGTTCACCGCGAACGCCGCCTGGCCGGTCTGCGCGGTGATGGCCTTCAATCTCACCCGCGCCGCCGGCACCCTCACCGACGACCCGAAGCTGGTCAAAGCGACCACCGGGACCATCCGGCGGACCGTGGTCGCGGTGCCCGCACGCATCGCCTCCTCCGCCCGGAAGTTGACGCTGCACCTACCCACACATTGGCCCTGGGAAACAGGATGGATAGCCCTGTTCGACAACGCATTCGGGCGCTCCGATCCGATCATCGTCTAACACCCGCGATACCTGTCCAGCATCGACGCGAAAGCTCCAGTGGAACAACCCGATACGAGAGATCGGACGATCACCCATGCCCGCACCCCACCCGCTGCCGCACAGCGACACTCACGGCGACCCCATCAGCTGATCGGTGCATTCGGGCTAAGGAAGAGCCAGTGCAGACCGTCGCATCCGCGGGACGTCGGCAACGGTTCGCGTGCGCAGGGATTCGAGCGGTCGACGCTCACCGCGGCGGAATCGGCGGCGGTGCGTGCGTCGGTCCCCTTCGGTCATGCCACCCCAGACACCGTAGGGTTCACCCACCGCGAGCGCGTGATCGCGGCACTGCGCAAGCACGGGGCAGCGCTGGCAAATCCGCCGCGCCCGCGCCTCGCGCCGGTCGCGGGCGTGGCCGCGCTCATCGTCAGGTGAGAAGAACACGGCCAGTTCGGCGCCACGGCACGCGGCGTGCGCCCACCAGTCGCCGGAAACGGTACTGGCGGTGTTCCTGCGGTGGGCGGAATCTTCCCGGCGCAGTCCGCTCACCGCGGACCGCCCGCCGCGGTGCGGACCGCCCGCCGCGGTGCGGACCGCCTGCTTGACCAGGCCGCCGCCGATGATCAGCCGCTGGATCTCGCTGGTGCCCTCGTAGAGGCACAGCAGCCGGATATCCCGGTAGATGCGCTCGACGGCGACCTCGCGGATGTATCCGCTGCCGCCGTGGATCTGTACGGCCAGGTCGGCGACCTTGCCGACCATCTCGGTGCAGTACAGCTTCGCGACGGACGGGGCGATCCGGCGGTCGGTGTCCTCGACCCAGGCGCGGGCGGCGTCGCGTACCAGCGCCCGCCCCGC
The genomic region above belongs to Rhodococcus sp. 4CII and contains:
- a CDS encoding transposase, whose product is MGTRKYPPELRERAARLYRESEPRPVIRRLAEQLNVHPEALRNWIRQAEADHGERDDRPSTSMLEENRRLAKENAELRRVNDVLRAASAFFASEIDPTRRRS
- a CDS encoding WhiB family transcriptional regulator, which gives rise to MSGLRREDSAHRRNTASTVSGDWWAHAACRGAELAVFFSPDDERGHARDRREARARRICQRCPVLAQCRDHALAVGEPYGVWGGMTEGDRRTHRRRFRRGERRPLESLRTRTVADVPRMRRSALALP